A DNA window from Centroberyx gerrardi isolate f3 chromosome 3, fCenGer3.hap1.cur.20231027, whole genome shotgun sequence contains the following coding sequences:
- the LOC139913718 gene encoding retinal cone rhodopsin-sensitive cGMP 3',5'-cyclic phosphodiesterase subunit gamma-like: MADVATPADKKAPPKFKQRTTRTFKSKAPKPGQKGFGDDIPGMEGLGTDITVVCPWEAFGDMELSDLAKYGIV, from the exons ATGGCAGATGTTGCAACTCCCGCTGACAAGAAGGCTCCTCCCAAGTTCAAGCAGAGGACCACTCGCACCTTCAAGAGCAAGGCCCCCAAGCCGGGCCAGAAGGG ATTCGGGGACGACATCCCCGGCATGGAGGGTCTCGGCACAGACATCACAGTGGTTTGCCCATGGGAGGCCTTCGGCGACATGGAGCTCAGCGACCTGGCGAAATATGGAATCGTCTAG
- the LOC139913722 gene encoding retinal cone rhodopsin-sensitive cGMP 3',5'-cyclic phosphodiesterase subunit gamma-like, which yields MADVATPADKKAPPKFKQRTTRTFKSKAPKPGQKGFGDDIPGMEGLGTDITVVCPWEAFGDMELSDLAKYGIV from the exons ATGGCAGATGTTGCAACTCCCGCCGACAAGAAGGCTCCTCCCAAGTTCAAGCAGAGGACCACTCGCACCTTCAAGAGCAAGGCCCCCAAGCCTGGCCAGAAGGG attcGGGGACGACATCCCCGGCATGGAGGGTCTCGGCACAGACATCACAGTGGTTTGCCCATGGGAGGCCTTCGGCGACATGGAGCTCAGCGACCTGGCAAAATACGGAATCGTCTAG